One Gordonia zhaorongruii DNA segment encodes these proteins:
- a CDS encoding sirohydrochlorin chelatase yields the protein MSLPGTLVLAAHGSRDPRFASTARRVTDAVRVALPGVRVELSYLDLNEPLIGDVLETLSGEAVVVPLLFGDGFHAKIDLPALIADASAADPALHVRQTPVIGRHSPVPALVDRLRQAGTADEDGVLMIAVGSSDAESDAQIMARGDELAAALGQPVRTVFATRIGRDGAVVREAVESLIAAGSPRVAVSSLFLSAGLLTERVERVVDSIDLPSVVAGPIGAHRTLIDAIVSEYSAAWAVPTGPVPAPA from the coding sequence TCCTCGCCGCGCACGGCAGCCGGGATCCGAGGTTCGCATCCACTGCCCGCCGAGTGACCGACGCGGTACGCGTCGCGCTGCCCGGCGTGCGCGTGGAGTTGTCGTACCTCGACTTGAACGAGCCGCTGATCGGCGACGTCCTCGAGACGCTTTCCGGTGAGGCCGTGGTGGTCCCGCTCCTGTTCGGCGACGGTTTCCACGCCAAGATAGATCTACCCGCGCTGATCGCCGACGCAAGCGCTGCCGACCCGGCGCTGCACGTCCGCCAGACGCCGGTGATCGGACGTCACTCCCCCGTGCCCGCATTGGTCGACCGGCTCCGGCAGGCCGGTACCGCCGATGAGGACGGAGTGCTGATGATCGCAGTCGGATCCTCCGACGCCGAATCGGATGCGCAGATCATGGCGCGCGGCGACGAACTCGCCGCCGCGCTCGGACAGCCGGTGCGCACGGTGTTCGCAACCCGCATCGGCCGGGACGGCGCCGTGGTGCGCGAGGCCGTGGAATCGCTCATCGCCGCCGGATCTCCCCGGGTCGCGGTGAGCTCGCTGTTCCTGTCGGCCGGACTGCTCACCGAACGCGTCGAACGGGTCGTCGACTCGATCGACCTCCCCAGCGTCGTCGCGGGGCCGATCGGCGCGCATCGGACCCTGATCGATGCGATCGTGAGCGA